Proteins from one Panicum virgatum strain AP13 chromosome 7K, P.virgatum_v5, whole genome shotgun sequence genomic window:
- the LOC120640524 gene encoding F-box protein At1g30790-like encodes MAGTSREKMPNTAAACLTDDLVVDILSRLPVKSLCRCKCVSPHWRDLISHPDHRRRLPQTLAGFFKNDFSNGREVWRFTNFGGARQPPLICTPFSFMPGYEDVTIVDSCNGLLLCRPPKGSPHHASRYVVCNPAIKSWVVLPDSGSHGDGVEDDEPLVARLGFDPTVSTHFHVFEFVENDYGTVAGVEIYSSETGAWSYEESQWNYETHLFEHSPSVFINGLLHFSTIQFEVVVVDVEGESWWVLPAPEDADDVDDRYSWNPGFLAQYQGLLCYMTCSYKGRDLLIWVLEDYAEDGWILKRQVTVRQLMEKISPPNGWSYLLITIHPDCNWILYVTGLVLMAYDMDRNEVHVIQNLGSRCVMSCIPYVPSYATSLTDGH; translated from the coding sequence ATGGCGGGGACGTCAAGGGAGAAGATGCCCAacacggcggcggcctgcctGACCGACGACCTCGTCGTCGATATCCTGTCGCGGCTGCCCGTCAAGTCGCTGTGCCGCTGCAAGTGCGTCTCCCCGCACTGGCGCGACCTCATCTCCCACCCCGACCACCGCCGGCGGCTACCCCAGACCCTCGCCGGCTTCTTCAAGAACGACTTCAGCAACGGCCGCGAGGTGTGGCGGTTCACCAATTTCGGTGGGGCACGGCAGCCTCCCCTGATCTGCACCCCCTTCTCCTTCATGCCCGGGTACGAGGACGTCACCATCGTAGACTCCTGCAACGGCCTTCTCCTCTGCCGGCCCCCCAAGGGCTCCCCCCACCACGCGTCCCGATACGTCGTGTGCAATCCGGCGATCAAGAGCTGGGTTGTCTTGCCCGACTCCGGCAGCCACGGTGACGGTGTTGAAGATGATGAGCCCCTTGTTGCCCGTTTGGGTTTCGATCCCACTGTTTCCACACACTTCCATGTATTTGAGTTCGTCGAAAATGATTACGGCACTGTGGCAGGGGTGGAGATCTATTCGTCCGAAACTGGAGCATGGAGTTACGAGGAAAGCCAGTGGAACTATGAGACTCACTTGTTTGAGCATTCGCCAAGTGTCTTTATCAATGGCCTTTTGCATTTCTCCACCATTCAGTTTGAGGTAGTTGTTgtagatgtcgagggggagtcATGGTGGGTGCTTCCTGCACCAGAAGATGCTGATGATGTTGATGATCGCTATAGTTGGAATCCTGGTTTTCTTGCTCAGTACCAAGGGCTTTTGTGTTACATGACTTGTAGTTATAAAGGAAGGGATTTATTAATCTGGGTTCTTGAGGATTATGCTGAGGATGGATGGATACTGAAGCGTCAGGTGACCGTTCGACAACTGATGGAAAAGATAAGTCCTCCAAATGGCTGGTCCTACCTTTTGATCACAATTCATCCAGATTGCAATTGGATTCTTTATGTTACTGGTTTGGTGCTCATGGCATATGACATGGATCGCAATGAAGTGCATGTTATCCAGAATCTTGGGTCACGCTGTGTGATGTCATGTATTCCATATGTTCCTTCCTATGCAACATCATTGACAGATGGGCATTGA
- the LOC120640525 gene encoding probable cinnamyl alcohol dehydrogenase 6 isoform X1 codes for MEVTAHHTRTVAGWAAMNESGKVEPFIFQRRENGVDDVTIKVLYCGMCHSDLNFLKNDWGITIYPVVPGHEVTGVVTEVGASVSGFKVGDRVAVGCIVEACFDCDRCHLSEENYCEKLALTYNGILSDGSVTYGGYSETLVVHHKFVARVPDSLPLDAAAPLLCAGITVFSPMKQHGMLRSGGSLGVVGLGGLGHIAVKFGKAFGLRVTVISSSPAKEKQAREGLKADDFIVSTDQEQMQAKRRSLDYIIDTVPAKHSLGPLLELLKIKGVLALVAAPDQPLELPSFPLLFGRRTVSGSIAGSMKETQEMLDLCGEHNITCDIELVSTDGINEALARLARNDVRYRFVIDIGGGSN; via the exons ATGGAGGTCACCGCACACCACACACGGACAGTGGCAGGATGGGCGGCCATGAACGAGTCCGGCAAGGTTGAGCCCTTCATCTTCCAGAGAAG GGAAAACGGCGTGGACGACGTGACGATCAAGGTTCTGTACTGCGGCATGTGCCACTCGGACCTGAACTTCTTGAAGAACGACTGGGGCATCACCATTTACCCCGTCGTCCCCGGCCACGAGGTCACCGGCGTCGTGACGGAGGTGGGCGCCAGCGTGTCGGGCTTCAAGGTCGGCGACCGCGTCGCGGTGGGCTGCATCGTAGAGGCCTGCTTCGACTGCGACCGCTGCCACCTCTCCGAGGAGAACTACTGCGAGAAGCTCGCGCTCACCTACAACGGCATCCTGTCGGACGGCAGCGTCACCTACGGCGGCTACTCGGAGACGCTCGTGGTCCACCACAAGTTCGTCGCGCGGGTCCCGGACAGCCTGCcgctggacgcggcggcgccgctgctgtGCGCCGGCATCACGGTGTTCAGCCCGATGAAGCAGCACGGCATGCTGCGCTCCGGCGGGAGCCTCGGCGTGGTCGGGCTGGGTGGGCTCGGCCACATCGCCGTCAAGTTCGGCAAGGCGTTCGGCCTCCGCGTCACCGTCATCAGCTCGTCGCCGGCCAAGGAGAAGCAGGCGAGGGAGGGCCTTAAGGCCGACGACTTCATTGTCAGCACCGACCAGGAACAGATGCAG GCCAAGAGGAGGAGCCTAGACTACATCATTGATACCGTCCCAGCTAAGCATTCGCTTGGTCCGCTCTTGGAGCTGCTCAAGATCAAGGGCGTCCTCGCTCTCGTCGCCGCACCGGATCAGCCCCTTGAACTTCCATCTTTCCCTCTCCTCTTCG GAAGGAGGACAGTTAGTGGCAGCATAGCGGGGAGCATGAAGGAGACGCAGGAGATGCTTGACCTGTGCGGCGAGCACAACATCACCTGCGACATCGAGCTCGTCTCGACAGACGGGATCAACGAGGCACTGGCCCGGCTGGCGCGCAACGACGTCCGCTACCGCTTCGTGATCGACATTGGCGGGGGCTCAAACTAA
- the LOC120640525 gene encoding probable cinnamyl alcohol dehydrogenase 6 isoform X2 codes for MEVTAHHTRTVAGWAAMNESGKVEPFIFQRRENGVDDVTIKVLYCGMCHSDLNFLKNDWGITIYPVVPGHEVTGVVTEVGASVSGFKVGDRVAVGCIVEACFDCDRCHLSEENYCEKLALTYNGILSDGSVTYGGYSETLVVHHKFVARVPDSLPLDAAAPLLCAGITVFSPMKQHGMLRSGGSLGVVGLGGLGHIAVKFGKAFGLRVTVISSSPAKEKQAREGLKADDFIVSTDQEQMQAKRRSLDYIIDTVPAKHSLGPLLELLKIKGVLALVAAPDQPLELPSFPLLFVAFER; via the exons ATGGAGGTCACCGCACACCACACACGGACAGTGGCAGGATGGGCGGCCATGAACGAGTCCGGCAAGGTTGAGCCCTTCATCTTCCAGAGAAG GGAAAACGGCGTGGACGACGTGACGATCAAGGTTCTGTACTGCGGCATGTGCCACTCGGACCTGAACTTCTTGAAGAACGACTGGGGCATCACCATTTACCCCGTCGTCCCCGGCCACGAGGTCACCGGCGTCGTGACGGAGGTGGGCGCCAGCGTGTCGGGCTTCAAGGTCGGCGACCGCGTCGCGGTGGGCTGCATCGTAGAGGCCTGCTTCGACTGCGACCGCTGCCACCTCTCCGAGGAGAACTACTGCGAGAAGCTCGCGCTCACCTACAACGGCATCCTGTCGGACGGCAGCGTCACCTACGGCGGCTACTCGGAGACGCTCGTGGTCCACCACAAGTTCGTCGCGCGGGTCCCGGACAGCCTGCcgctggacgcggcggcgccgctgctgtGCGCCGGCATCACGGTGTTCAGCCCGATGAAGCAGCACGGCATGCTGCGCTCCGGCGGGAGCCTCGGCGTGGTCGGGCTGGGTGGGCTCGGCCACATCGCCGTCAAGTTCGGCAAGGCGTTCGGCCTCCGCGTCACCGTCATCAGCTCGTCGCCGGCCAAGGAGAAGCAGGCGAGGGAGGGCCTTAAGGCCGACGACTTCATTGTCAGCACCGACCAGGAACAGATGCAG GCCAAGAGGAGGAGCCTAGACTACATCATTGATACCGTCCCAGCTAAGCATTCGCTTGGTCCGCTCTTGGAGCTGCTCAAGATCAAGGGCGTCCTCGCTCTCGTCGCCGCACCGGATCAGCCCCTTGAACTTCCATCTTTCCCTCTCCTCTTCG TGGCGTTTGAACGATGA